A genomic segment from Cygnus atratus isolate AKBS03 ecotype Queensland, Australia chromosome 9, CAtr_DNAZoo_HiC_assembly, whole genome shotgun sequence encodes:
- the TNK2 gene encoding activated CDC42 kinase 1 isoform X2 codes for MRRFETLRRSFPFLARFRVYRKLSCSMQSEEGTDWLLELLTELQLQQYFLRIRDELNVTRLSHFEYVKNEDLEKIGMGRPGQRRLWEAVKRRKAMCKRKSWMSKVFSGKRPESELPPQPQSTFRKPPTPPPPDTGGQHSLTCLIRERDLSLFEKLGDGSFGVVRRGEWCTPAGKTLNVAVKCLKTDVLSQPEVLDDFIREVNAMHSLDHKNLIRLYGVVLSHPMKMVTELAPLGSLLDRLRKNQGHFLISTLCQYAIQVAKGMAYLESKRFIHRDLAARNILLASNEQVKIGDFGLMRALPKNDDHYVMQEHRKVPFAWCAPESLKTRTFSHASDTWMFGVTLWEMFTYGQEPWIGLNGSQILHKIDKEGERLPRPEDCPQDVYNVMLQCWAHKPEDRPTFVALRDFLMEAQPTDMRALQDFEEPDKLHIQMNDIITVIEGRAENYWWRGQNKRTLKVGQFPRNTVTSVAGLSAHDISQPLKNSFIHTGHGDTNPQQCWGFPDKIDELYLGNPMDPPDILGVDLTAARPTQLPGRAKKPSYDPVSEEDEGLSSGFRKLCLKKPGPGKGLRLAKPSARVPGTKVGERQPGRPPSEGPGSGEVTLIDFGEEVPPASPSPVGELTAPSLAKLAMEAFSLLDKTPPQSPTRALPRPLHPTPVVDWDARPLPPPPAYDDVAQDEDDFEVCSINSPPGRRGSRAGLPRARERGETNYGFVDEGERAAGLEDNLFLPPKEAKQPSLTQTTEIFEELQQECMKRFNVPRGPAACPADDKPQIPPRVPIPPRPLRRNEPGRWSGELSPASGGEEDRPPQIPPRDPLSQPTSRTPSPMALQVGSPQQRGALCSCLSTSPGKPMPTTQSFALDPKYATPKVIQAQGKDCSKGPCILPIVKDGQKVSSTHYYLLPERPAYLDKYEKFFKEAKSPEEAPASRVVTTATVRPMVQQQPDYKANFSSNNSNLGPKCLVKASCSLQKIVYDGPDGYRPSEKIRLVQDMVHGVTTEECQAALQNHGWNVQRAIQYLKVEQLFCLGLKSRVECHRVLEMFDWNLAQASSHLLDPCGSSRQKR; via the exons ATGCGACGCTTCGAGACGCTGCGCCGTTCCTTCCCGTTCCTCGCCCGCTTCCGCGTCTACCGA AAGCTGAGCTGTAGCATGCAGTCGGAGGAGGGCACGGactggctgctggagctgctcaccgagctgcagctgcagcagtactTCCTGCGCATCCGGGACGAGCTCAACGTCACCCGCCTCTCCCACTTCGAGTACGTCAAAAATGAGGATCTGGAGAAGATCGGCATGGGGCGCCCCG GCCAGCGGCGGCTGTGGGAGGCGGTGAAGCGGAGGAAAGCCATGTGCAAGAGGAAGTCCTGGATGAGCAAG GTGTTCAGCGGCAAGCGCCCCGAGTCGGAGCTGCCCCCCCAGCCGCAGAGCACCTTCCGCAAGCCTCCCACGCCGCCCCCCCCGGACACCGGGGGCCAGCACTCGCTGACCTGCCTGATCCGGGAGCGGGACCTGTCGCTCTTCGAGAAGCTGGGCGATGGCTCCTTCGGCGTCGTGCGCCGTGGCGAGTGGTGCACGCCCGCCGGCAAGACG CTCAACGTGGCCGTGAAGTGCCTCAAGACGGACGTGCTGAGCCAGCCGGAGGTGCTGGACGACTTCATCCGCGAGGTGAACGCCATGCACTCCCTGGACCACAAGAACCTCATCCGCCTCTACGGCGTGGTGCTCTCCCACCCCATGAAGATG GTGACGGAGCTGGCCCCGCTGGGCTCCCTCCTGGACCGTCTGCGGAAGAACCAGGGCCACTTCCTCATCTCCACGCTGTGCCAGTACGCCATCCAGGTGGCCAAGGGCATGGCCTACCTGGAGTCCAAGCGCTTCATCCACCGCGACCTGGCCGCCCGCAACATCCTGCTGGCCTCCAACGAGCAGGTCAAGATCGGGGACTTCGGGCTCATGCGGGCCCTGCCCAAAAACGACGACCACTACGTGATGCAGGAGCACCGCAAGGTGCCCTTCGCCTG GTGTGCTCCCGAGAGCCTCAAGACACGCACCTTCTCCCACGCCAGCGACACCTGGATGTTCGGGGTGACGCTCTGGGAGATGTTCACCTACGGGCAGGAGCCCTGGATCGGCCTCAACGGCAGCCAG ATCCTGCACAAGATCGACAAGGAGGGCGAGCGGCTGCCGCGGCCCGAGGACTGTCCCCAGGACGTCTACAACGtcatgctgcagtgctgggcgCACAAACCCGAGGACCGGCCGACCTTCGTGGCCCTGCGGGACTTCCTGATGGAG GCCCAGCCCACCGACATGAGGGCCCTGCAGGACTTCGAGGAGCCCGACAAGCTGCACATCCAGATGAACGATATCATCACCGTCATCGAGGGCAG GGCCGAGAATTACTGGTGGCGGGGTCAGAATAAGCGGACCCTAAAAGTGGGCCAGTTCCCCCGAAACACGGTGACCTCGGTGGCGGGGCTGTCGGCCCACGACATCAGCCAGCCGCTTAAAAACAGCTTCATCCACACAGGCCATGGAGACACCAACCcgcagcagtgctgggggtTTCCCGATAAAATTGATGA GCTGTACCTGGGAAATCCCATGGACCCTCCTGACATTTTAGGTGTGGACCTGACTGCTGCCAGACCCACCCAGCTTCCAGGAAGGGCTAAAA AGCCCTCCTACGACCCGGTCAGCGAGGAGGACGAGGGCCTGTCGTCTGGCTTCCGAAAACTCTGCCTGAAGAAGCCGGGCCCGGGGAAGGGTCTGCGGCTGGCCAAGCCCTCTGCCCGCGTGCCGGGCACCAAGGTGGGCGAGCGGCAGCCTGGCCGGCCACCCAGCGAGGGACCGGGGAGCGGCGAGGTGACCCTCATCGACTTCGGGGAGGAGGtgccccccgccagcccctcGCCCGTGGGGGAGCTGACAGCCCCCTCCCTCGCCAAGCTGGCCATGGAGGCCTTCTCGCTGCTGGACAAGACCCCCCCGCAGAGCCCCACGCGAGCCCTGCCCCGACCCCTCCACCCCACGCCGGTGGTGGACTGGGACGCGCGGCCCttgcccccgccgcccgcctaCGACGACGTGGCGCAGGACGAGGACGACTTCGAGGTGTGCTCCATCAACAGCCCCCCCGGGCGGCGGGGCAGCCGTGCCGGGCTGCCCAGGGCGCGCGAGCGGGGCGAGACCAACTACGGCTTCGTGGACGAGGGCGagcgggcagcggggctggaggACAACCTCTTCCTGCCCCCCAAGGAGGCCAAGCAGCCCAGCCTGACGCAGACCACCGAAATCTtcgaggagctgcagcaggagtgcATGAAGAGGTTCAACGTGCCCCGGGGGCCGGCCGCCTGCCCGGCAGACGAcaaaccccaaatccctcccCGCGTCCCCATCCCGCCCCGGCCCCTGCGCCGCAATGAGCCCGGGCGCTGGTCGGGGGAGCTGTCCCCGGCCTCGGGGGGCGAGGAGGACCGGCCGCCCCAGAtccccccccgggaccccctgTCGCAGCCCACCTCGCGGACGCCCAGCCCCATGGCCCTGCAGGTGGGCTCCCCCCAGCAGCGCGGcgccctctgctcctgcctctccaCCTCGCCGGGGAAGCCCATGCCCACCACGCAGAGCTTCGCCCTCGACCCCAAATACGCCACCCCCAAGGTGATCCAGGCGCAGGGCAAGGACTGCTCCAAGGGGCCCTGCATCCTGCCCATCGTGAAGGACGGGCAGAAGGTCAGCAGCACCCACTACTACCTGCTGCCCGAGCGCCCTGCCTACCTGGACAAGTACGAGAAGTTTTTCAAGGAGGCCAAAAGCCCCGAGGAGGCACCGGCGTCCCGCGTGGTCACCACGGCCACCGTCCGGCCCAtggtgcagcagcagccggaCTACAAGGCCAACTTCTCCTCCAACAACAGCAACCTCGGGCCCAAGTGCCTGGTGaaagcctcctgcagcctccagaAGATTGTCTACGATGGGCCGGATGGCTACCGCCCCTCTGAGAAGATCCGGCTG GTGCAGGACATGGTGCACGGCGTCACCACCGAGGAGTGCCAGGCGGCCCTGCAGAACCATGGCTGGAACGTCCAACGGGCCATCCAGTACCTGAAG
- the TNK2 gene encoding activated CDC42 kinase 1 isoform X1, giving the protein MRRFETLRRSFPFLARFRVYRKLSCSMQSEEGTDWLLELLTELQLQQYFLRIRDELNVTRLSHFEYVKNEDLEKIGMGRPGQRRLWEAVKRRKAMCKRKSWMSKVFSGKRPESELPPQPQSTFRKPPTPPPPDTGGQHSLTCLIRERDLSLFEKLGDGSFGVVRRGEWCTPAGKTLNVAVKCLKTDVLSQPEVLDDFIREVNAMHSLDHKNLIRLYGVVLSHPMKMVTELAPLGSLLDRLRKNQGHFLISTLCQYAIQVAKGMAYLESKRFIHRDLAARNILLASNEQVKIGDFGLMRALPKNDDHYVMQEHRKVPFAWCAPESLKTRTFSHASDTWMFGVTLWEMFTYGQEPWIGLNGSQILHKIDKEGERLPRPEDCPQDVYNVMLQCWAHKPEDRPTFVALRDFLMEAQPTDMRALQDFEEPDKLHIQMNDIITVIEGRAENYWWRGQNKRTLKVGQFPRNTVTSVAGLSAHDISQPLKNSFIHTGHGDTNPQQCWGFPDKIDELYLGNPMDPPDILGVDLTAARPTQLPGRAKRQPPPRPPQPSILLTKPSYDPVSEEDEGLSSGFRKLCLKKPGPGKGLRLAKPSARVPGTKVGERQPGRPPSEGPGSGEVTLIDFGEEVPPASPSPVGELTAPSLAKLAMEAFSLLDKTPPQSPTRALPRPLHPTPVVDWDARPLPPPPAYDDVAQDEDDFEVCSINSPPGRRGSRAGLPRARERGETNYGFVDEGERAAGLEDNLFLPPKEAKQPSLTQTTEIFEELQQECMKRFNVPRGPAACPADDKPQIPPRVPIPPRPLRRNEPGRWSGELSPASGGEEDRPPQIPPRDPLSQPTSRTPSPMALQVGSPQQRGALCSCLSTSPGKPMPTTQSFALDPKYATPKVIQAQGKDCSKGPCILPIVKDGQKVSSTHYYLLPERPAYLDKYEKFFKEAKSPEEAPASRVVTTATVRPMVQQQPDYKANFSSNNSNLGPKCLVKASCSLQKIVYDGPDGYRPSEKIRLVQDMVHGVTTEECQAALQNHGWNVQRAIQYLKVEQLFCLGLKSRVECHRVLEMFDWNLAQASSHLLDPCGSSRQKR; this is encoded by the exons ATGCGACGCTTCGAGACGCTGCGCCGTTCCTTCCCGTTCCTCGCCCGCTTCCGCGTCTACCGA AAGCTGAGCTGTAGCATGCAGTCGGAGGAGGGCACGGactggctgctggagctgctcaccgagctgcagctgcagcagtactTCCTGCGCATCCGGGACGAGCTCAACGTCACCCGCCTCTCCCACTTCGAGTACGTCAAAAATGAGGATCTGGAGAAGATCGGCATGGGGCGCCCCG GCCAGCGGCGGCTGTGGGAGGCGGTGAAGCGGAGGAAAGCCATGTGCAAGAGGAAGTCCTGGATGAGCAAG GTGTTCAGCGGCAAGCGCCCCGAGTCGGAGCTGCCCCCCCAGCCGCAGAGCACCTTCCGCAAGCCTCCCACGCCGCCCCCCCCGGACACCGGGGGCCAGCACTCGCTGACCTGCCTGATCCGGGAGCGGGACCTGTCGCTCTTCGAGAAGCTGGGCGATGGCTCCTTCGGCGTCGTGCGCCGTGGCGAGTGGTGCACGCCCGCCGGCAAGACG CTCAACGTGGCCGTGAAGTGCCTCAAGACGGACGTGCTGAGCCAGCCGGAGGTGCTGGACGACTTCATCCGCGAGGTGAACGCCATGCACTCCCTGGACCACAAGAACCTCATCCGCCTCTACGGCGTGGTGCTCTCCCACCCCATGAAGATG GTGACGGAGCTGGCCCCGCTGGGCTCCCTCCTGGACCGTCTGCGGAAGAACCAGGGCCACTTCCTCATCTCCACGCTGTGCCAGTACGCCATCCAGGTGGCCAAGGGCATGGCCTACCTGGAGTCCAAGCGCTTCATCCACCGCGACCTGGCCGCCCGCAACATCCTGCTGGCCTCCAACGAGCAGGTCAAGATCGGGGACTTCGGGCTCATGCGGGCCCTGCCCAAAAACGACGACCACTACGTGATGCAGGAGCACCGCAAGGTGCCCTTCGCCTG GTGTGCTCCCGAGAGCCTCAAGACACGCACCTTCTCCCACGCCAGCGACACCTGGATGTTCGGGGTGACGCTCTGGGAGATGTTCACCTACGGGCAGGAGCCCTGGATCGGCCTCAACGGCAGCCAG ATCCTGCACAAGATCGACAAGGAGGGCGAGCGGCTGCCGCGGCCCGAGGACTGTCCCCAGGACGTCTACAACGtcatgctgcagtgctgggcgCACAAACCCGAGGACCGGCCGACCTTCGTGGCCCTGCGGGACTTCCTGATGGAG GCCCAGCCCACCGACATGAGGGCCCTGCAGGACTTCGAGGAGCCCGACAAGCTGCACATCCAGATGAACGATATCATCACCGTCATCGAGGGCAG GGCCGAGAATTACTGGTGGCGGGGTCAGAATAAGCGGACCCTAAAAGTGGGCCAGTTCCCCCGAAACACGGTGACCTCGGTGGCGGGGCTGTCGGCCCACGACATCAGCCAGCCGCTTAAAAACAGCTTCATCCACACAGGCCATGGAGACACCAACCcgcagcagtgctgggggtTTCCCGATAAAATTGATGA GCTGTACCTGGGAAATCCCATGGACCCTCCTGACATTTTAGGTGTGGACCTGACTGCTGCCAGACCCACCCAGCTTCCAGGAAGGGCTAAAA GGCAGCCGCCTCCGCGCCCGCCTCAGCCTTCAATCCTGCTTACGA AGCCCTCCTACGACCCGGTCAGCGAGGAGGACGAGGGCCTGTCGTCTGGCTTCCGAAAACTCTGCCTGAAGAAGCCGGGCCCGGGGAAGGGTCTGCGGCTGGCCAAGCCCTCTGCCCGCGTGCCGGGCACCAAGGTGGGCGAGCGGCAGCCTGGCCGGCCACCCAGCGAGGGACCGGGGAGCGGCGAGGTGACCCTCATCGACTTCGGGGAGGAGGtgccccccgccagcccctcGCCCGTGGGGGAGCTGACAGCCCCCTCCCTCGCCAAGCTGGCCATGGAGGCCTTCTCGCTGCTGGACAAGACCCCCCCGCAGAGCCCCACGCGAGCCCTGCCCCGACCCCTCCACCCCACGCCGGTGGTGGACTGGGACGCGCGGCCCttgcccccgccgcccgcctaCGACGACGTGGCGCAGGACGAGGACGACTTCGAGGTGTGCTCCATCAACAGCCCCCCCGGGCGGCGGGGCAGCCGTGCCGGGCTGCCCAGGGCGCGCGAGCGGGGCGAGACCAACTACGGCTTCGTGGACGAGGGCGagcgggcagcggggctggaggACAACCTCTTCCTGCCCCCCAAGGAGGCCAAGCAGCCCAGCCTGACGCAGACCACCGAAATCTtcgaggagctgcagcaggagtgcATGAAGAGGTTCAACGTGCCCCGGGGGCCGGCCGCCTGCCCGGCAGACGAcaaaccccaaatccctcccCGCGTCCCCATCCCGCCCCGGCCCCTGCGCCGCAATGAGCCCGGGCGCTGGTCGGGGGAGCTGTCCCCGGCCTCGGGGGGCGAGGAGGACCGGCCGCCCCAGAtccccccccgggaccccctgTCGCAGCCCACCTCGCGGACGCCCAGCCCCATGGCCCTGCAGGTGGGCTCCCCCCAGCAGCGCGGcgccctctgctcctgcctctccaCCTCGCCGGGGAAGCCCATGCCCACCACGCAGAGCTTCGCCCTCGACCCCAAATACGCCACCCCCAAGGTGATCCAGGCGCAGGGCAAGGACTGCTCCAAGGGGCCCTGCATCCTGCCCATCGTGAAGGACGGGCAGAAGGTCAGCAGCACCCACTACTACCTGCTGCCCGAGCGCCCTGCCTACCTGGACAAGTACGAGAAGTTTTTCAAGGAGGCCAAAAGCCCCGAGGAGGCACCGGCGTCCCGCGTGGTCACCACGGCCACCGTCCGGCCCAtggtgcagcagcagccggaCTACAAGGCCAACTTCTCCTCCAACAACAGCAACCTCGGGCCCAAGTGCCTGGTGaaagcctcctgcagcctccagaAGATTGTCTACGATGGGCCGGATGGCTACCGCCCCTCTGAGAAGATCCGGCTG GTGCAGGACATGGTGCACGGCGTCACCACCGAGGAGTGCCAGGCGGCCCTGCAGAACCATGGCTGGAACGTCCAACGGGCCATCCAGTACCTGAAG
- the TNK2 gene encoding activated CDC42 kinase 1 isoform X3: MQSEEGTDWLLELLTELQLQQYFLRIRDELNVTRLSHFEYVKNEDLEKIGMGRPGQRRLWEAVKRRKAMCKRKSWMSKVFSGKRPESELPPQPQSTFRKPPTPPPPDTGGQHSLTCLIRERDLSLFEKLGDGSFGVVRRGEWCTPAGKTLNVAVKCLKTDVLSQPEVLDDFIREVNAMHSLDHKNLIRLYGVVLSHPMKMVTELAPLGSLLDRLRKNQGHFLISTLCQYAIQVAKGMAYLESKRFIHRDLAARNILLASNEQVKIGDFGLMRALPKNDDHYVMQEHRKVPFAWCAPESLKTRTFSHASDTWMFGVTLWEMFTYGQEPWIGLNGSQILHKIDKEGERLPRPEDCPQDVYNVMLQCWAHKPEDRPTFVALRDFLMEAQPTDMRALQDFEEPDKLHIQMNDIITVIEGRAENYWWRGQNKRTLKVGQFPRNTVTSVAGLSAHDISQPLKNSFIHTGHGDTNPQQCWGFPDKIDELYLGNPMDPPDILGVDLTAARPTQLPGRAKRQPPPRPPQPSILLTKPSYDPVSEEDEGLSSGFRKLCLKKPGPGKGLRLAKPSARVPGTKVGERQPGRPPSEGPGSGEVTLIDFGEEVPPASPSPVGELTAPSLAKLAMEAFSLLDKTPPQSPTRALPRPLHPTPVVDWDARPLPPPPAYDDVAQDEDDFEVCSINSPPGRRGSRAGLPRARERGETNYGFVDEGERAAGLEDNLFLPPKEAKQPSLTQTTEIFEELQQECMKRFNVPRGPAACPADDKPQIPPRVPIPPRPLRRNEPGRWSGELSPASGGEEDRPPQIPPRDPLSQPTSRTPSPMALQVGSPQQRGALCSCLSTSPGKPMPTTQSFALDPKYATPKVIQAQGKDCSKGPCILPIVKDGQKVSSTHYYLLPERPAYLDKYEKFFKEAKSPEEAPASRVVTTATVRPMVQQQPDYKANFSSNNSNLGPKCLVKASCSLQKIVYDGPDGYRPSEKIRLVQDMVHGVTTEECQAALQNHGWNVQRAIQYLKVEQLFCLGLKSRVECHRVLEMFDWNLAQASSHLLDPCGSSRQKR; encoded by the exons ATGCAGTCGGAGGAGGGCACGGactggctgctggagctgctcaccgagctgcagctgcagcagtactTCCTGCGCATCCGGGACGAGCTCAACGTCACCCGCCTCTCCCACTTCGAGTACGTCAAAAATGAGGATCTGGAGAAGATCGGCATGGGGCGCCCCG GCCAGCGGCGGCTGTGGGAGGCGGTGAAGCGGAGGAAAGCCATGTGCAAGAGGAAGTCCTGGATGAGCAAG GTGTTCAGCGGCAAGCGCCCCGAGTCGGAGCTGCCCCCCCAGCCGCAGAGCACCTTCCGCAAGCCTCCCACGCCGCCCCCCCCGGACACCGGGGGCCAGCACTCGCTGACCTGCCTGATCCGGGAGCGGGACCTGTCGCTCTTCGAGAAGCTGGGCGATGGCTCCTTCGGCGTCGTGCGCCGTGGCGAGTGGTGCACGCCCGCCGGCAAGACG CTCAACGTGGCCGTGAAGTGCCTCAAGACGGACGTGCTGAGCCAGCCGGAGGTGCTGGACGACTTCATCCGCGAGGTGAACGCCATGCACTCCCTGGACCACAAGAACCTCATCCGCCTCTACGGCGTGGTGCTCTCCCACCCCATGAAGATG GTGACGGAGCTGGCCCCGCTGGGCTCCCTCCTGGACCGTCTGCGGAAGAACCAGGGCCACTTCCTCATCTCCACGCTGTGCCAGTACGCCATCCAGGTGGCCAAGGGCATGGCCTACCTGGAGTCCAAGCGCTTCATCCACCGCGACCTGGCCGCCCGCAACATCCTGCTGGCCTCCAACGAGCAGGTCAAGATCGGGGACTTCGGGCTCATGCGGGCCCTGCCCAAAAACGACGACCACTACGTGATGCAGGAGCACCGCAAGGTGCCCTTCGCCTG GTGTGCTCCCGAGAGCCTCAAGACACGCACCTTCTCCCACGCCAGCGACACCTGGATGTTCGGGGTGACGCTCTGGGAGATGTTCACCTACGGGCAGGAGCCCTGGATCGGCCTCAACGGCAGCCAG ATCCTGCACAAGATCGACAAGGAGGGCGAGCGGCTGCCGCGGCCCGAGGACTGTCCCCAGGACGTCTACAACGtcatgctgcagtgctgggcgCACAAACCCGAGGACCGGCCGACCTTCGTGGCCCTGCGGGACTTCCTGATGGAG GCCCAGCCCACCGACATGAGGGCCCTGCAGGACTTCGAGGAGCCCGACAAGCTGCACATCCAGATGAACGATATCATCACCGTCATCGAGGGCAG GGCCGAGAATTACTGGTGGCGGGGTCAGAATAAGCGGACCCTAAAAGTGGGCCAGTTCCCCCGAAACACGGTGACCTCGGTGGCGGGGCTGTCGGCCCACGACATCAGCCAGCCGCTTAAAAACAGCTTCATCCACACAGGCCATGGAGACACCAACCcgcagcagtgctgggggtTTCCCGATAAAATTGATGA GCTGTACCTGGGAAATCCCATGGACCCTCCTGACATTTTAGGTGTGGACCTGACTGCTGCCAGACCCACCCAGCTTCCAGGAAGGGCTAAAA GGCAGCCGCCTCCGCGCCCGCCTCAGCCTTCAATCCTGCTTACGA AGCCCTCCTACGACCCGGTCAGCGAGGAGGACGAGGGCCTGTCGTCTGGCTTCCGAAAACTCTGCCTGAAGAAGCCGGGCCCGGGGAAGGGTCTGCGGCTGGCCAAGCCCTCTGCCCGCGTGCCGGGCACCAAGGTGGGCGAGCGGCAGCCTGGCCGGCCACCCAGCGAGGGACCGGGGAGCGGCGAGGTGACCCTCATCGACTTCGGGGAGGAGGtgccccccgccagcccctcGCCCGTGGGGGAGCTGACAGCCCCCTCCCTCGCCAAGCTGGCCATGGAGGCCTTCTCGCTGCTGGACAAGACCCCCCCGCAGAGCCCCACGCGAGCCCTGCCCCGACCCCTCCACCCCACGCCGGTGGTGGACTGGGACGCGCGGCCCttgcccccgccgcccgcctaCGACGACGTGGCGCAGGACGAGGACGACTTCGAGGTGTGCTCCATCAACAGCCCCCCCGGGCGGCGGGGCAGCCGTGCCGGGCTGCCCAGGGCGCGCGAGCGGGGCGAGACCAACTACGGCTTCGTGGACGAGGGCGagcgggcagcggggctggaggACAACCTCTTCCTGCCCCCCAAGGAGGCCAAGCAGCCCAGCCTGACGCAGACCACCGAAATCTtcgaggagctgcagcaggagtgcATGAAGAGGTTCAACGTGCCCCGGGGGCCGGCCGCCTGCCCGGCAGACGAcaaaccccaaatccctcccCGCGTCCCCATCCCGCCCCGGCCCCTGCGCCGCAATGAGCCCGGGCGCTGGTCGGGGGAGCTGTCCCCGGCCTCGGGGGGCGAGGAGGACCGGCCGCCCCAGAtccccccccgggaccccctgTCGCAGCCCACCTCGCGGACGCCCAGCCCCATGGCCCTGCAGGTGGGCTCCCCCCAGCAGCGCGGcgccctctgctcctgcctctccaCCTCGCCGGGGAAGCCCATGCCCACCACGCAGAGCTTCGCCCTCGACCCCAAATACGCCACCCCCAAGGTGATCCAGGCGCAGGGCAAGGACTGCTCCAAGGGGCCCTGCATCCTGCCCATCGTGAAGGACGGGCAGAAGGTCAGCAGCACCCACTACTACCTGCTGCCCGAGCGCCCTGCCTACCTGGACAAGTACGAGAAGTTTTTCAAGGAGGCCAAAAGCCCCGAGGAGGCACCGGCGTCCCGCGTGGTCACCACGGCCACCGTCCGGCCCAtggtgcagcagcagccggaCTACAAGGCCAACTTCTCCTCCAACAACAGCAACCTCGGGCCCAAGTGCCTGGTGaaagcctcctgcagcctccagaAGATTGTCTACGATGGGCCGGATGGCTACCGCCCCTCTGAGAAGATCCGGCTG GTGCAGGACATGGTGCACGGCGTCACCACCGAGGAGTGCCAGGCGGCCCTGCAGAACCATGGCTGGAACGTCCAACGGGCCATCCAGTACCTGAAG